Proteins encoded in a region of the Apium graveolens cultivar Ventura unplaced genomic scaffold, ASM990537v1 ctg3885, whole genome shotgun sequence genome:
- the LOC141701461 gene encoding putative mitochondrial protein AtMg00860, producing the protein MTLNPPKCTFRVGLGKFLGLMVSKRGMEVNPGKIKAILDMEPPRSIKDVQKLTGRVTALGRFISKSGDKCLPFFKDLKKVKDFKWTDESQMAFEELKKYMVQAPLLAKPVLSETLYLYLAISENVLSVVLVKSRLKSKKPYIMLVRFYMGLS; encoded by the coding sequence ATGACGTTGAATCCTCCCAAGTGTACTTTCAGAGTAGGTTTAGGAAAATTTTTAGGATTGATGGTTTCTAAGAGGGGAATGGAGGTCAATCCAGGCAAGATAAAGGCCATCTTAGACATGGAACCTCCACGTTCCATAAAGGATGTTCAAAAACTTACCGGAAGGGTCACAGCTTTGGGACGTTTTATCTCCAAGTCCGGAGACAAGTGCTTGCCATTCTTCAAAGATTTGAAGAAAGTGAAAGACTTCAAATGGACTGATGAAAGCCAGATGGCATTCGAGGAGttgaagaaatatatggttcAAGCCCCTCTTTTGGCTAAGCCGGTCTTGAGTGAAACTCTGTATTTATACTTGGCTATTTCTGAAAATGTCCTGAGCGTCGTGTTGGTGAAAAGTAGATTAAAGTCCAAAAAACCATATATTATGTTAGTAAGATTCTACATggggctgagttga